TTAAGAAGAAATTGAAATAGTAATTTCAAAACTTATATACTAAGTCGAGATTTCAGCATGCTGAAATCTCGACTTTTTTTATGCGCTTTATTTAAAATATTCAATAATTGATATAGAGAAGTCTTTATGGTTTTTATCAAAATGAAATATTAACACAAAATTAGTAATAGCAATTGTAAGGTTTCCTTTTTTTGAAAGACTTGACTATTATTCAATCAATATAAACATATAAACAATGAAAAAATCTATTTTAGCAATTGCTATTTTTGCAATCACATTAATTAGTTCAACAGAAGTAACAGGTCAAGAATTTAAAGACTTAGATAAAAGTCCAATGGATGCAGCATCATATCCAAGTAGTTATAAAATTTCTGACAAAGTTGTAAAAGTAACTTACGGAAGACCACAATTAAAAGGAAGAGCATTAAGTAAATTAGCCCCAGTTGATAAAGTTTGGAGAACTGGTGCAAATGAAGCTGCAGAAATTACATTTTATAAAGATGTAACTTTCGGTGGTAAAGCTGTAAAAGCAGGAACTTATTCTTTATTTACAATACCAAAAACAGAAGGAGATTGGACAGTTATTTTAAGTACAGCGAAGAATGTTTGGGGTTCTTATTATTATAAAGAAAACCAAGACGTTGTTAGAGTTTCAGGAACAGTTTCTACATCAGAAAAAAGTATAGAAGCATTTTCTATGCTATTTGCTGATGATATGACATTAAAAATGGGTTGGGCAAATACAGTAGTTTCTGTATCTATCAAATAATTTTATTTTCAATAATTTTTAAAACCATCTAATTTTTAGATGGTTTTTTTCCTTTTTAAAGGTGTTTTTCACCCTTTTAATAAAGTTTTATTTCGAAAAAGCCTTTCATATGCTTTATTTGTATGAAATAAAATAATAACCATTAAGTTAAAAATTATGAAAACTATCTTAAACAAAATATTCTTTTTTATCACTTTAGTAAGTACAATAGCATTTACAAATTGTAATAACTCAGATGATAATTCTCTAGAATTAAACATTCAAAACAAAGTAAAGTTGTTAGAAAGTAGTGAATGGCTATTAAAAGGTTTTGAAGACAGAGTAATGCATACATTTGTTGCAGGCGAAAGACTTACATATTATGGTACTGATAATGAATTTACAGATGAAGCGATTCCTGGAACACAAGTTTATACAGTTAGTGGAGAACTTTTAACGTTAGATTTTAATTTTGGTAACGTAGCTACTTATGAAATAAGGTTTTCTTGCGACAATACTATTGTAGAATTTTTAAAAGATGAAGAAGTAAATACTACACTTTACAAAAGAAACTCAAATTATAAAGACTGTTTGTAAGCAGTATTTTAAAAAGTATAGATCCTATTTTTCTGTTTTTAATTCAAAAATGATGTTCAATAATTATAAAAAGTTAATTAAATACCTTTTTTTAACGCCACTTTTAATGGCTTTTCAATGTGATGATGAGTTAATATCTACAATCGAATACAATACATACAGTATTAAGATAACACCAAAAAAAACATTTTCTTTAAACGATACTATTTGGGTAGAAGGTAGAATTTCTGCAAAAGCTTTTGATACAGCAATTAATGACTCTATCTTTAATGATAACAATCAAGCCAACTCATTTTATATATCTAAATTTATAACACCAACAGAGCATTCAAATGCCAAAGATGCAATTGATAGTTTTGAATTAATTTACGAAGTTGGTGAGTTTTCTTTTCTTGGAATTTGCGAAAATTCAAAATTATTTGCGGATGCTATTTTAGATAAAGATCAATTATTTTATACTTACAAATTAGGCTTAAAACCAAAATTCACAGGAGATTTTGTTATTAGTGGTTTAGATGGTGAAATTCAAAATGTAGAAAGAAACTTATCTATTTCAGAAGCATATCCAATAGATAGACATCCAAAACAAATAGGGTTTCTAAATTGTGAAGCTGTTTCTTGGTTATATATAGAAGAATCTACAAGAGAATTTCTATTTAAAGTAGAGTAGAAATTCATGTTTTTTTTAAAGACCTCATCAATTTTAATACTCAATTAAAATAGATAAGGTCTTTGTTGTTTATAAATAAGACTCTTTTGTAGAATAAACGTAAATTTGCACCCTTAAAAGCAGAAAAAATGCAATATAATCACCTAGATATAGAAAAGAAATGGCAGAAATTTTGGGCAGAAAACCAAACTTTCAAAGCCAGTAATGAATCGGAGAAGCCTAAATATTATGTGTTAGATATGTTTCCTTATCCTTCAGGAGCAGGTTTACATGTTGGGCATCCTTTAGGATATATCGCAAGTGATATTTATGCACGTTACAAGCGTCATAAAGGTTTTAATGTTTTGCATCCTCAAGGGTACGATTCTTTCGGTTTACCGGCAGAACAATATGCAATTCAAACAGGACAACATCCAGCAAAAACAACGGAAGAAAATGTTGCAACTTACAGAAGACAATTAGATAATATTGGTTTTTCTTTTGATTGGAGCAGAGAAGTGAGAACTTCAAGTCCTGAGTATTATAAATGGACTCAGTGGATTTTTATTCAACTTTTTGATTCTTGGTATAATAAAGACACAGACAAAGCAGAAGATGTTTCTACGTTGATTAAAATCTTTAAAAAAGAAGGAAATGCGACTGTAAATGCAGTTGCAGATGAAGAAATTACTATTTTTTCTGCAGATGAATGGAAAGCTTTTTCGAAAGTAGAACAAGAAGAAATTTTATTACAATACCGTTTAACATTTTTGTCTGATACAGAAGTAAACTGGTGTCCTGCTTTAGGAACCGTTTTAGCAAATGACGAAATTGTAAACGGAGTTTCAGAAAGAGGAAGTCATCCTGTTATTCGTAAAAAAATGACACAATGGTCTATGCGAATTTCTGCTTATGCACAACGTTTGTTAGATGGATTAGAAAAAATCGATTGGCCACAACCTTTAAAAGACTCTCAAACCAATTGGATTGGACGTTCTCAAGGAGCAATGGTTTCTTTTAATGTTGATAATGGTGCTGAAAAATCATCTTCTGAAGTAAAATTAACTTATAAAGAACTAGAAGCTTTAAAAGAATTACGTCAGAATTTATCAAAAGCAGAATCAAGGCTTTGGGATGAATTAAAGAATAAAAAAGGAGCATCAAAATTTAGAAAAAAGTACACAATTGGTACATTTTTAGTAGATTATGTATGTATCTCAAAAAATATAATTGTTGAATTTTCTGGTAAAGAAGATGAAGCAGCAAGAACTGAATTTTTCAATAATGAAGGTTTTAATGTAATCCGTTTTACAAACGAAGAAGTAATTGAAAATGTACTTGGCGTAGTTTCTAAAATTAATTCAGCAATTCAATTTCCAAAAGCAATTGAAAAAACTGAGAAAAAAGAAGTTGCAGTTAAAGAAGAAAATCAATATAAAATTGATGTCTTTACAACAAGACCAGATACAATTTACGGTGTAAGTTTTATGACATTAGCTCCAGAACATGAGTTGGTTTCTAAAATTACAACAGATGCTCAAAAATCTGAAGTTGAAGCTTATATTACTGCAACAGCAAAACGTTCTGAACGTGATAGAATGGCAGATGTAAAAACCATTTCTGGTGCTTTTACAGGCGCGTATGCAATTCACCCTTTTTCTGGTGAAAAAGTACAAATCTGGATTGGAGATTACGTTTTAGCAAATTATGGAACGGGTGCAGTTATGGCAGTTCCTTGTGGAGATCAACGTGATTATGACTTTGCAAAACATTTTGGAATTCCGATTCCGAATATTTTTGAAGGTGTAGATATTTCTGAAGCTGCACATACAGGTAAAGACGGAACAAAAATTGCAAATTCTGACTTTTTATCAGGATTAAAATACAAGAAAGCACTAAAACTGGCCATTTTTGAAATGGAGAAACGTGGTTTTGGTTATGGAAAAATAAACTACAGATTGCGTGATGCGGTTTTTAGCAGACAACGTTATTGGGGAGAACCATTTCCTGTATACTATAAGGATGGAATGCCACAAATGATTGATGCAGAACACTTGCCAATTGTGTTGCCAGAAGTTGAAAAATACTTGCCAACTGAAGATGGAAAACCACCTTTAGGGAACGCAACAGAATGGGCTTGGGATTCTAGAGGAAAGAAAGTTGTTTCTAACGATAAGTTAAAAAACAAAACGGTTTATCCTTTAGAATTAAACACAATGCCTGGTTGGGCAGGAAGTTCTTGGTATTTTAATAGATATATGGATGCAACAAATTCTAACGAATTTGCAAGCAAAGAATCTTTAGAATATTGGAAAGAAGTAGATTTATATATCGGAGGATCTGAACATGCGACAGGACATTTATTGTACGCGCGTTTTTGGCAAAAATTCTTATTCGATAAAGGAATTGTACCTGTAGATGAGTTTGCTAAAAAGTTGATTAATCAAGGAATGATTTTAGGAACTTCTGCATTTGTTTATAAAGCAACTCCTTTTGTAAAAAATGGTTGTGGTTGTTCTGACGAAAAATCTAATGATGATGTTATAGCGAAGATACCTACAGTAATAGTTTCGAAAAATTTATTTAATTCTGATGATGAATTTGAAACAGTGGTTAAAAATTACTTATTAGATAATAAGTTTTTAGATCCTAATTTTGCAGATTTAGTAATGATTACAAAAACTGCTTTACATGCTGATGTTTCTTTGGTGAATGCTTCTGATGAATTAGATGTTGATGGATTTAAGAATCATGCTTTAAATAGCGATTATAAAAATGCCGAATTTATTTTAGAAGACGGAGTTTATAAAGTAGGGCGTGAAGTAGAAAAAATGTCTAAATCTAAATATAATGTTGTAAACCCTGATGCTATTTGTGAAGAATATGGAGCAGATAGTTTACGATTATTCGAAATGTTTTTAGGCCCTTTAGAACAAGCGAAGCCTTGGAAAACTTCTGGTATTTCTGGAGTTTCATCATTCTTAAAGAAATTATGGAAATTATATTTTAATGGAGAAACGTTTGAGGTTTCAGACGCAGAACCAACAAAAGACGAATTAAAAACTTTACATAAAACAATTAAAAAAGTAGAAGAAGATATTGAGAATTTCTCATTTAACACATCGGTTTCTACATTTATGATTGCAGTAAACGAATTAACTGCTTTAAAATGTAACAAACGTGCAATTTTAGAGCCTTTAGCAACTTTAGTATCTCCTTATGCTCCTCATATTGCAGAAGAATTATGGAGTTTACTAGGTCATAAAGAAAGTATTTCTACAGCTGGTTTCCCAGTTTTTGAGGCAAGTCACTTGGTAGAAAGTGCTAAGAATTATCCTATTTCTTTTAATGGAAAAATGCGTTTTACATTAGAACTTCCTTTAGATTTATCGAAAGAAGAAATAGAAAAGACAGTAATGGAAAATGAAAAGACAATTGCTCAATTAGAAGGTAAATCTCCTAAAAAAGTAATTATTGTTCCTGGTAAAATTATAAACATCGTAATCTAGTATACTTAGTGTGCTTTTCTTTGTAAATAAAAAGTTATCAAATCTGTCATTTCGAAATGAGCCTTTTTAGGCGATTGAGAAATCTCATTAATTATAAGTTTTTATAGATTCTTAATTCTTTCCCTTTGTAGAAAAGAATTAAGAATCTAATTAAGTAAAAAATATAAAATAGTGATTGATTTTAATGAAATTATTGGTTTAGTTGCAGCTGTTCTTACAACCGCATCATTTTTGCCACAAGTTTTTAAAACATATAAAACAAAAGATACATCTGGACTTTCATTAACCATGTACATTGTCTTTTTTATTGGAGTTGTTTTATGGTCAGTTTATGGTATTTATATAAACAGTTTATCAATAATTTTAGCGAATTCGATTACTGCAATTTTAGCTTTATATTTAATTTTTATGAAGTTAAAATATAAATAAGAAAATAGATCTCAGATATAATTAAAAGTCATTGCAATTTTGCAATGGCTTTTTTTATTTAACTATCTTGTCAGCTGAATGAGTGTAACAAAAAATCAACTTTTTAAACGTCAAATTACTTTATCTGAGATAGGTGAAGTCGGGCAACAAAAACTACAAGACGCATCTGTTTTAGTTGTTGGTTGTGGAGGCTTAGGAAGTCCGATTGCTGTATACTTAGCTTCAAGTGGGATAGGAAAAATTCATTTAGTAGATTTTGATACTGTAGATGTTTCTAATTTACACAGGCAAGTTTTTTATAGTTTAGATGATGTTGGCAAATCTAAAGCAGCAGTTTTATCAGAATTTATAAAAAAAAGAGCAGCTTTTACAGACGTTAGTTTTACCAATAAACCAATAACAAAAGAAAACGTATTTGACCTGATTTCTGAATTTGATATTATTGTTGATGGTACAGATTCTTTACCTACAAAATACTTATTGAATGATGCTTGTGTGATTGAAAACAAACCATTGGTTTATGGATCTTTGTATAAGTTTGATGGTTATGTTGCAAGTTTTAATGTTTTGCAAAATGATGGAAGTTATTCAGCTAATTTAAGAGACGCTTTTCCAGAAATGGCAACAGATGTACCTAATTGCTCAGAAGCTGGTACAATGAACTCTATTGTTGGTATGATTGCCACGCAACAAGTAAACGAAGTTTTAAAGTTGATAACAGGAATTGGAAAACCGTTAGCAAATGAATTATTGATTTACAATTCGCTTCAAAATACACAGTTAAAGATGAAGTTAAAACCAACAGTTTTAAAAGATAAGATTGCAAAATTATTTAAAATACAAACCTATTTTGATGCTGCTTGTGCTACTCAAAATTCAGATTGGCAAATATCTTCAGCTGCATTAAAAGAGCAATTGTCACTTCGAGCGCAGTCGAGAAGTTTAGAAATTATTGCTGTTTTACCAAATTTAAAATTACCTTTTAAGGTAAATCAAACAATTCCTATTCAACAATTTGATGTCGATAAAATTAAAGTAGATTTGACCAAAACTTATGTAATGGTTTGTCAAAGAGGTTTTAATAGTTACAAAGCAACAAAAATGTTGAAAGCAAAATATCCAGAGTTAAATGTTTTAAGTTTAACTGGAGGGATTTCAGGTTATTAAAATGAAAAGAAAAGGTGTTTTGAAAATCGTTTCTGAAAAACGAGCTTGGTATGAGAGACTTTTAGCTGCTGTTTTTTATTCAGTTGCAGTTTATGTAATTTTCTTGTTTTATTTAAATAACTCAGTTTCTTTTTCAGAAAAATACTATATCAAAAGCTTTCGAATTTTATCATCGCTAATTATTGTGATTAGTTTCGGAATTCGATTTTCTTATGTGGTTAATCATCATTTTGATTTTGCTTTAATGAAGTATAGAGTTTATTTGTCTGTTGGACCTTTTGGGGTTGGAAAATGGCAAGATATCAAGAAATTAGACAGAGTTTCTACTTTTCTAAATTTACGAGAAGAATGCGAAGTTAATATTTGGGATATAAGAAACAAAAGATATAAGATTGCTGTTTTTGAAGAAATAGATAATGCGGTTGATTACGGTAGAGATTTAGCCAAAAACTTAGAAATTAAATTTTTAGAAAGAAATTAAAGAATGAAAAATCCTTTCGATTTTTATAGTAAAGAAAAGTCAGAATTAGAAATAGAAGCAAAGCAATTAAAACGTAAATCTGTAAACTTAAGTATTTTTAGGTTTGGGGTATTTTTAACGACTTGTTTTTTAATGTATCTGACTTTTGGTAGTTATCCCGATGTTTTTATAATTGCCTTTTTAGGTATTTTATTATTTAGTTTTTTAGTTGTAAAACATGTTAGTTTACAAAGAGAAAGAGCAATCGTAACCTCTAAAATTAACATTAATAAAACAGAACTGAAAGTTTTACAAAGAGACTTTCATCACTTAGAATCAGGAGAAGAATTTGTAAACCCTACTCATTATTATAGTAATGATATTGATTTGTTTGGTGTAGGTTCTTTTTTTCAGTTTGCAAACAGAACTGTTACTCTTGAAGGTAAAAAACTACTTGCAAATGCATTCACAGAAAATAGTACAGATGGAATTGTAGAAAAACAAAATACCATTAAAGAATTAGCAGCTAAAGTTAAGTGGAGACAACATTTTTCTGCTTTAGCGAGTTTAATTACCACAAAAGATACTTCAGGTTTTATTACAGATTGGGTACATAATTATACTCCAGTTTTATCTAAAATTCAAATCTTATTTTCTCTTATTTCTTTAACTTTAATTGGTTTGGTTTCCTTTGGAATTATTCCGTTTTCAATTATACTAATTTGGTTTTTTATAGGGCTTTTTGTTACGGGAAGGTTTTTGAAGAAAACCAATAACTTATATTCAGATACTGATAAAGTAAGAGAAACATTTAAGCAATATCATGTTTTGTTAAATGAAATCGAGAATGAAAATTTTTCATCCAAAACTCTAAAAGAAAAACAAGGAATTATCAATTCTGAAACCAAAAAAGCATCAGTTATTTTTAAAGAGTTTTCTAGGGTTTTAGATGCGTTCGATCAACGAAATAATATTTTAATTGCAGTTGTTGGAAATGGACTTTTTCTAATTGATATTTTTAATGCTTGCAAGGTTGAAAAATGGATTGTTCAATATAAACATACTGTAGATAAATGGTTTTCTGTGGTTGCTTTTTTTGATGCTCAAAACTCGTTAGCAAATTTTCATTTTAATCATACAGCTTTTGTTTTTCCTGAAATTACAGATCAAAAAGGAATTATCAAATCGACTAATTTAGGACATCCTTTATTAAAGGTTGATAAAAGAATTGATAATGATTTTACCATTTATAAAGAGCAGTTTTTTATTGTTACTGGTGCAAATATGGCAGGGAAAAGTACTTTTTTAAGAACCATTTCTTTGTCTATTGTGATGGCGAATTGTGGTTTGCCTGTGTGTGCAGAAAGTTTTAAATATTCGCCAATAAAACTGATTACAAGTATGCGAACTACAGATTCTTTAACAGAAGATGAGTCGTATTTTTATTCTGAATTAAAGCGTCTAAAATTTATTGTTGATGAAATTAAAACAACAGATTATTTTATCATTTTAGATGAAATTTTAAAGGGAACAAATAGTAAAGACAAGGCAATTGGTTCTAAAAAGTTTGTAGAGAAATTAACGAAATCGAAATCTACAGGAATCATTGCAACGCATGATGTGAGTTTATGTGAATTAGAAAACGAATTTTCAGATATCAAAAATTACTATTTTGATGCAGAAATTATAGACGATGAATTGCATTTCGATTACACGCTTAAAAACGGAATTTGTAAAAATATGAATGCTTCTTTTTTGTTGAAGAAAATGGAAATTGTCTAGAAGCTATTTCCTGCTTTCGCTACTCGCTTTTTTTAGTTGTGTTCTCGATACAAATTTTCAAAAAAGAAAATTCACTCGAACTGACAACTAAAAAAGAGCTCAAACAAACCGCTCAATCAGGGCTAAACTTGTTTGCTAGCGATTGTTCTTTTTTAAAATAATAAGTATTTCTATTTGTCATTCCTGCGAAGGCAGGAATCCATAAGTAAGCTTGTTTATAATCCTTAATAACTCAACGATTAAAGTAATAAGCAAACAAGTCTAACCTTTTATGTTCTTTTTAAATTAACGTCATTAATATGAACGAAGTATTCTATTTTTAATATGAGATTGCCACAGTTTACAAAAAAGTAAACTTCGCAATGATCTGTGTTAAAAAACTATTATTTATTGTTAAAATTTCTTTTATTTCAGAAAATATAAGTTTTGATGATTT
The window above is part of the Polaribacter sp. SA4-12 genome. Proteins encoded here:
- a CDS encoding DUF2911 domain-containing protein, with product MKKSILAIAIFAITLISSTEVTGQEFKDLDKSPMDAASYPSSYKISDKVVKVTYGRPQLKGRALSKLAPVDKVWRTGANEAAEITFYKDVTFGGKAVKAGTYSLFTIPKTEGDWTVILSTAKNVWGSYYYKENQDVVRVSGTVSTSEKSIEAFSMLFADDMTLKMGWANTVVSVSIK
- a CDS encoding leucine--tRNA ligase, with the protein product MQYNHLDIEKKWQKFWAENQTFKASNESEKPKYYVLDMFPYPSGAGLHVGHPLGYIASDIYARYKRHKGFNVLHPQGYDSFGLPAEQYAIQTGQHPAKTTEENVATYRRQLDNIGFSFDWSREVRTSSPEYYKWTQWIFIQLFDSWYNKDTDKAEDVSTLIKIFKKEGNATVNAVADEEITIFSADEWKAFSKVEQEEILLQYRLTFLSDTEVNWCPALGTVLANDEIVNGVSERGSHPVIRKKMTQWSMRISAYAQRLLDGLEKIDWPQPLKDSQTNWIGRSQGAMVSFNVDNGAEKSSSEVKLTYKELEALKELRQNLSKAESRLWDELKNKKGASKFRKKYTIGTFLVDYVCISKNIIVEFSGKEDEAARTEFFNNEGFNVIRFTNEEVIENVLGVVSKINSAIQFPKAIEKTEKKEVAVKEENQYKIDVFTTRPDTIYGVSFMTLAPEHELVSKITTDAQKSEVEAYITATAKRSERDRMADVKTISGAFTGAYAIHPFSGEKVQIWIGDYVLANYGTGAVMAVPCGDQRDYDFAKHFGIPIPNIFEGVDISEAAHTGKDGTKIANSDFLSGLKYKKALKLAIFEMEKRGFGYGKINYRLRDAVFSRQRYWGEPFPVYYKDGMPQMIDAEHLPIVLPEVEKYLPTEDGKPPLGNATEWAWDSRGKKVVSNDKLKNKTVYPLELNTMPGWAGSSWYFNRYMDATNSNEFASKESLEYWKEVDLYIGGSEHATGHLLYARFWQKFLFDKGIVPVDEFAKKLINQGMILGTSAFVYKATPFVKNGCGCSDEKSNDDVIAKIPTVIVSKNLFNSDDEFETVVKNYLLDNKFLDPNFADLVMITKTALHADVSLVNASDELDVDGFKNHALNSDYKNAEFILEDGVYKVGREVEKMSKSKYNVVNPDAICEEYGADSLRLFEMFLGPLEQAKPWKTSGISGVSSFLKKLWKLYFNGETFEVSDAEPTKDELKTLHKTIKKVEEDIENFSFNTSVSTFMIAVNELTALKCNKRAILEPLATLVSPYAPHIAEELWSLLGHKESISTAGFPVFEASHLVESAKNYPISFNGKMRFTLELPLDLSKEEIEKTVMENEKTIAQLEGKSPKKVIIVPGKIINIVI
- a CDS encoding SemiSWEET family sugar transporter, which gives rise to MIDFNEIIGLVAAVLTTASFLPQVFKTYKTKDTSGLSLTMYIVFFIGVVLWSVYGIYINSLSIILANSITAILALYLIFMKLKYK
- a CDS encoding HesA/MoeB/ThiF family protein → MSVTKNQLFKRQITLSEIGEVGQQKLQDASVLVVGCGGLGSPIAVYLASSGIGKIHLVDFDTVDVSNLHRQVFYSLDDVGKSKAAVLSEFIKKRAAFTDVSFTNKPITKENVFDLISEFDIIVDGTDSLPTKYLLNDACVIENKPLVYGSLYKFDGYVASFNVLQNDGSYSANLRDAFPEMATDVPNCSEAGTMNSIVGMIATQQVNEVLKLITGIGKPLANELLIYNSLQNTQLKMKLKPTVLKDKIAKLFKIQTYFDAACATQNSDWQISSAALKEQLSLRAQSRSLEIIAVLPNLKLPFKVNQTIPIQQFDVDKIKVDLTKTYVMVCQRGFNSYKATKMLKAKYPELNVLSLTGGISGY
- a CDS encoding MutS-related protein, coding for MKNPFDFYSKEKSELEIEAKQLKRKSVNLSIFRFGVFLTTCFLMYLTFGSYPDVFIIAFLGILLFSFLVVKHVSLQRERAIVTSKININKTELKVLQRDFHHLESGEEFVNPTHYYSNDIDLFGVGSFFQFANRTVTLEGKKLLANAFTENSTDGIVEKQNTIKELAAKVKWRQHFSALASLITTKDTSGFITDWVHNYTPVLSKIQILFSLISLTLIGLVSFGIIPFSIILIWFFIGLFVTGRFLKKTNNLYSDTDKVRETFKQYHVLLNEIENENFSSKTLKEKQGIINSETKKASVIFKEFSRVLDAFDQRNNILIAVVGNGLFLIDIFNACKVEKWIVQYKHTVDKWFSVVAFFDAQNSLANFHFNHTAFVFPEITDQKGIIKSTNLGHPLLKVDKRIDNDFTIYKEQFFIVTGANMAGKSTFLRTISLSIVMANCGLPVCAESFKYSPIKLITSMRTTDSLTEDESYFYSELKRLKFIVDEIKTTDYFIILDEILKGTNSKDKAIGSKKFVEKLTKSKSTGIIATHDVSLCELENEFSDIKNYYFDAEIIDDELHFDYTLKNGICKNMNASFLLKKMEIV